TTATAGGATTCCGGAAAAGCCTATCAACCCCTGTAAATGAAACAATAGTCATAAATAAAAGCTCGAGAATATTAAAAGAGATGGAAGCAGAGAATTTACACACAAGCACTAGGGTCTCTAGAGCATGAAGAAACACTACGGGCGGATCTAGTTACTCCACGAGTTAAGTGAGGCATGACGGACCTCATAAAAACTGGAATCATTATCTCTTACCTGCTCATGGAAACTTTTATGAGAGATTCTAGCTAGGAGACTTGCACATAACCAAGAAAcatagataacaaaaaaaaattgaatcctCAACTAGAACATAGTTATATCACGGTAAAGATCTAATCGTGGAGCTGTATTGAGTTTAAACATTATGAAAAAGCGAGAATGGACAATAAGAGAGAAGATAACACTAGTTCTTCAGATCTGCATAACCACAGCTGTAAAAGAATAAGCTTACGTTGATATGTTGTATCTTTTAAATGCCTGAAAGAAAAAACACAGAGATCCTTGTTATACCGATATAAACCAAAGCAAAATCAGTCTCGAAAGTTAGACCATCAAATACATGGTCggattttgagagagagagagagactcaccTCAGAGACCAAGACGgctgcagagggaaaagatgagGAATAAATGTGAAACAAACTTACTTTATATGCTAGTTACCAAAACCCTAAGTTTACTTGGTTAGCAAGAATGAAATAACTGAAATATCAACCCAAATCACATTAACTAAAGTTTCTAactgatccgagaagacttccgcgcttgtttttaagtcttctagactagtttttgaataacttgtatatttaagagtgataagtaacttcaagatatgtaaaactcatattacaaaatatgttatctcccttagttttactaaatttgactaagtttttcaacacaaacttataaaaaatatgatatgctttgactagttattattgtttgttttcatttcttaagtattattgttatacactaatgatgattattgttatgagttggaagaagggttaaaatgcttcttatgCGATTCTTTTGTAAGTTTTTATCGATTCATAGTACTACCAAATTTAACTAAATTGTTATAGTATATAACTACTGATCGATGATCCATTGTGCTTTGGTCGCAGGGAGAAACAATTCATGCGTGTGTTGTTAATAAAGATTTGGTCGCCTGCTTTTATCCCATTTTTGAGGGGTGTTCACGGgtgatattaaattttaatgtcaCGACATCGGTGGGTGCATATCGAACAACAAACATGCATACAAAATAGTGTTTTCAAATTCAACCCGTGTCCGTGTCTCAGAACTGCTGCCTCGCCAATTGACTGGTTTCCATCCCGTTGCTTTTAGTGATATTTTAGATGGGAACTTTTATACTGATTACTTGGTTGGTGAGTATACATATGTCAATGGAGAGCTAGAGGGGTTTTTCTCCAGCTCCAGGGGAATTAGACAAGGGTGCTCACTCTCCCCATACCTCTTTGTGATCGTGAGTAATGTTCTATCTAGACTCCTCAATTCTGCAGTTCTCAATGGAAGGATTGGATATCATCCTTACTGCACGTCGTTAAAATTAACTCATCTCAGTTTTGCTGACGATATCATGGTCTTCACAAATGGATTGCCTGAGTCCTTGAAAGGTACTCATGAAGTGTTCAAGAACTTTGCTAAAATCTCGGGTCTCTGTATTAATGTGGCCAAATCCACAGTGTTTGCGGCAGGGAAGGACAAACAAAGGTTGCAAGACAAGGCCATCTCCACGGGTCTCTCAGTCTCTGCTCTACCAGTAAAGTATCTTGGTCTCCCTCTCACGACCAAGACAATGACTAGAAATGACTATGAACCTATGCTGGCCAAGATCAGAGCTCGTTTTCAGAGCTGGACAAGTAAGTCTCTATCCTTTGCGGGAAGACTTATGCTTATTAAAACAGTCATTGCCAGTACAACAAACTTCTGGAGCTCTGCTTTCTGCCTTCCCAAGGCTTGTATGGATGATATAGAGAGTATGTGTTCCGCGTTCCTTTGGAGTGGGTCTCCAAGTGACTCTACTAAAGTGAAGGTAGCCTGGTGGGATGTATGCTCCCCGTTAGAAGAGGGTGGGCTGGGAGTCCGACCATTAACTGAGGTAAATACAGTCTCATCTCTCAAACTAATATGGCGGTTGCTTAGCGGTTCACAGTCTCTTTGGGTTGATTGGGTGAGGAAGTACCTTATGAGAAATGAATCCTTCTGGGATATACGAGATACTGGACTGGGGTCCTGGATATGGCTGAAGTTATTGAGACTGCGCTGCCTTGCAAAACGGTTCGTTCGTATGGAAGTGCACAATGGACAGCTGGTGCATTTTTGGACTGATATATGGCACCCTTCTGGTCGTTTGATAGAGGTGGCGGGTGAAATAGGAACTCAAAAACTGGGTATTGCTAGGTCTGCGTTGATTTCTGAAGTAAGGGTCGGAGCTCACTGGTCATTTCGTCGCTGTCGTGATGTCAGAATGCGAGACATAATCCACATGATCGAGGCTCATCACTTGGCGGAAGATAGAACAGCAAATGATATTGTCCTATGGCGGAAAAATGAGAATGAGTTCTGCGATGTTTTCTCTACCTCAGCGACATGGCATCAAATTCGTACTCACAGGACACAAACAACCTGGAGCAAAGTGGTTTGGTTCTCTCTTGGGGTGCCATGTTTTGCTTTTATTACCTGGCTGGCAATAAAGAACAGACTTTCCACTGGCGACCGTATGCAGAGCTGGGGAATAACTCAAGGATGCTTATTTTGTGGCGAACCACATGAATCAAGAGATCATTTGTTTTTTGCATGCCCCTATACCTTCACACTCTGGATAGAAGTGGTTGGAAGCCTGCTTGATAGGGACGCGGACCCTGACTGGGAAAGCACGCTTGATCATTTACAAACGGGAAGATTTGATCAGACACGTTTCATCCTTCTTCGATTGGTGTTTCAAGTTACAGTTTACATGATATGGAGGGAGAGGAACAACAGGAGGCACTCTCAGAAGCCAAGACAGATTCAACAGCTAGCGAAGGTCATTGACAAGACAGTAAGAAATAGACTCTTGTCTGTGAGATACTGGGAGAAGCCTCGCTTAAGGGGGCTAATGCAATATTGGTTCCAAACACATAGCTAGATAAGAAATTTTATTCTTTATTCAACCATGTACATAAACTCTTTTTCCTatgatgatcaataaatttaacatttcatcaaaaaaaaaagagtatacatatgacatttttttgtttacattctTCGCATTAATAATGTTCATTGTTAAATCTATGCGTTGCCTAACACTTTCTTTAAttagtatatacatatattttagacGTTATCGGCCAGGTCGTTGGATTTAGTAATTTGGACATTATATCTGTCGATGGCAAGGATACCCACAAGCAGGGCCGGCCCAAATAATAATTGGGCCCTgtgatgattaaaaaaaattctaaactcaTCAAATCTGTAAAGAATTATTtgtattatatgattttataatttagggtCCTTGTTTCCTTAAGAAAATTGAACGAAAAATAGTGGACCCAGTGCAAATGCACTGTCAGCACTGGGTCAGAGCTGGTACTGCCCACAAGTTGTCCTTACAGCTTAGGAATCAAGTGTAACGATTCATTAGTTTATACTTTGTAGATATAAGGTTGGATTATAGAATATGCTTATGTACGTTCTGTTAATGTTTAATTCAGTGATCAGCGCCTCACAATCGTTTTGTGGGGTGATAATGCTGAGGTGGTTAGTGATGTCCTTCATTACAGCATCAATTACAGCATCAACCGTGCTTTGATATGCGTTGTCAGATTTGGGAAGATTAGTGTCTGCCAATGTAAGCATTATATAGAACTAAAGAaccaatataatttaaattatccaTTTTCACTTACACATTTGTTATGCAATTTTACCCATCTAacgttttttattttgttatatgtaCAGCAGAACGTAGTGTTTCCAACGTCTACAATATTTCTGATATTGCCTTGAATCCTGATATGGATGAGGTTGAAGCTTTCTTGAAACTGTAATTAATATATGAACTATtatagtgttttttatttattaataaactgTGTGATGATATTTCATTATCTCTCCGTGTACATTTTAATAGGTTACCAGAGGATGAGATCACTTTGGAACATATGGATTCAAAACCACTTTGTCTGGTATCGAATATTTCtgaaaaaaatgatttctttGTTGACACCCCAAGGAAGACTATCACACAAGTGTTGGACACCACACATGTAAGAACCTatcttatttatataattttctatgTATTGTTATGGAAAATTGTAGGGACCAACTGTCTGAGATTGTACAGGTTCAGATGTGTATTATCACGTGTACCATTGCTGCGATAGATACTGATAAGAGGTGGTACTATTTGAGTTGCAAAGTCTGCGGAAATGAAATTTTGAAAGTGTCTGACGACGGGTCTGCTGGTGGAGCTGATGATTTAAATACTTTCCATAATTACTACTGTGTCAAGTGTAAAACTTATAGTCCAAAGCCCGATACAAGGTAAGTTTCCAAGAACTACGAAAAAAACGACCGTGTCTGATACACATATTGTCTAATATCCccctatatatatacaaaaggtACATGTTAAATTTGGTTGTTCTTTACAATACTGGCGTCACCAATTTCCTTCTACTCGAAAACCTAGCACAACAACTACTTGGACAACCTTGCATTGCATTAACTGGTGGTGGAAACACTGCTGTGGTTATATTTCTACttaatattatgttttgtaTAACTGATTACATAAAGCAGAAAATGATTACTATTACAGATCCAGGGACGTCCTCTCCCTGCCGTTCTCACAAAGTTGGTTGGTAAAACATATGTCTTCAAGATTAATATTGATAAGGATAATTATCCGTACACGCACGAGCCTTTCAAAGTTCTGAAGATTATAACAAGTACGGACATGATTTATGAGCTTGCTGTCAACCATTCTCATGTGGTATGTGAATGAATCTGGTTTGTCGATTAACCAGATATAATTGTCAATCTATATTGacgttattaattattttaatgttattgaATACAGTATACTGGAAGCACAAATTGTCGCGCGATTTCAAGTCAGTTATATCCACCCGAGGTATCGACATTTTCAAATACGATCTTCAACACGccctgtttttttattttatttttaattatgattgTTTTGTGAACAGGGATCTACATCTAAGCTATGTGGTTCGTATAATCATGTACTGGCTGACTATCTCACACCTGCTAAAAGGCGTGGATCCCCTTTTTCATTAGACGTAGCTGAAAGTTTAGAGATGAATTGTGTGACAAAGGGATCGTGTTCGGTTAGGATAAAGAAGGAGAAAACTCATAAAAGTGGCTGAAACGATAAGTGTAACGTCGAGGGGAAGGGGCAGTAGTTTATTCACACACAGAATTGATTCTTACGTAATGTTTAAATTTCCTTGCTTTTGTTTCATTGCTATTTCTTATCCTCTGGTTCACTTTGATATAATTAGAAGCTCCTTAATGACTTTTTAACTATACTCTGTGTTCTCTATTTGGTTGTAAACACGTTAATCAGAGTGTAGACAAAATGTGTCTCCAACTTACTATAGACATGATATTTGCTTTCTTCCTAAACTgataatataatgtttttatacACTAATAGACAAACGATAAGATACAAATTTACAGCGTTTTTGAGaattttctgttattttaaatttactaGGGGCTTAGCCCCGCGCAAACGCGGGGATGTTAGAAATTCTTGAGATGTTGCAATTGGTTAGGTTGACGAATGTGGAGTGAAGAAAAAGAGCAAAGAGATGTATATGAAGGAGAAGAGTGATGAGATGcataagaagaagagtgatgAGATGCATAAGAAGAAGAGTGAATAATTTCTTTAATTCTTTAAGTGCAGTTGTGTTAtggttgatatttttttaacttgaaaTGGAATTGAACAATGGTTAAACTGAACATACGTATATCTAGGTTTTGCATGTTTAATAGTGGTATTGTGTGTCATGTAAATGATTTGAGGTAACAGCAAATGATGAAAACATGGATTGCATTGTAGTACTCTGCAGCAGCAAAGTAGTGGTACATCAAAAAGAGGACCTACAACACCAGGAaaagaaaacaatgatatgAGGTAACAGCAAATGAAAAGGCAAATTAAGCACTAAATGCTTCGTTGAGAACTAAAATAATCTTCCCAGCTGATGCATCAACAGTTGTAGGGCAAGCCATCCAGCCTTTCCACTCCCCGATTTGATGGCTATTCAAGTACATGATAGATTTCCCGTTGAATGCTGATTTGTCATATTATGTATCGTAAACGAAGTTATTGCTGAAACGATGATGAGAAGGAAGTAAAGGAACAGAAAGAGATCTCGGTTGAAACTCTGCATCAAAATAGAAACAATGCAAGTCTCAGTCACATATCAAATGCACAATTGTAGAATCTAAATTTTTCAACATAACATAAAACCAACTTGaatgataaacaaaaataagtGTAATAAGATGTTGCTGAACAATGTATAGTCCCCTATAGCTACATAAACCATTCGTGAAACTACTAAACCATAATTTCGTATAATATATCAATTATCATCATCACCTTCTTGGATGAATTGAAGACATCCGTGCGGTCACATATGTAAAAGTATCCCATAAGTACCGCGAACTCGATTctgcaaacaaaaacaaaataatagaaaagaatGAACCTTTCAACTTTACTCTAGAAAACACACCCCAAAGACTCACATTGCTCTTAACGTCAGCCTATTCTCAACCAAGAAGGACTCATCCAAGAGGACAAACCTGCATAGAAACCAAGATAAgcatcaagaaaacaacaacaacagagaTTACTGGTTCCTTCAGGAAGAGAACTAATGTAACCTAAAAGAGGCATTGGCTTTGGGAGCAGATGATTGAAGACCTCCGCCACCATCTTCTATTAAAAGAGCTTTATCATCTTCTTTCACAAAATCTTTCCCAATTTCCACCCAATTGACatcaatttaaaaacaaaacaaaaaaaacacgaTTATATCAACATACGCTTTGGCGGAGATGGAATGTTTCGTATAGCGCAGATACTCGGAGTATAGCCACGCCGCGATCACCGGCACAATCCCGAGCACCACCGACATCTGCAATTTAccaaaacgaaatcactctcgtATCACTAGCAAACCAACAAGTAGCTCAAACTGTAAAAGAAGCCTAAACGAAGTAGAGAAGATCCAAATCTAAACGAATATAAGACGTACTAGCCCAGGTGTAACAGGATTTGAAATCGACATCTCCGATCAAGCGCGATTAATAAGACGGATTCAGACTCTGCCAGTTTCCAAATTTGAACTTTTGGCGATTGCCGTTCGTTCCTGAACCAGATCTGGTGGTGGTAGATCTCGTGATCAAATCGAGAAGAGAAACAATTGAACGAATCTAAGGTCTGGATCAACGAGTATAGAGAGATCCTCGAATCCTCTCTCGCGAGTTAAGTGTGTCTTAGCGAGAGAGTTCTATacatttaaaagttaaaataaaactactAACCGACAAAATTTAAACTGAAGAATTTTAACCAAATTATGAAACagcattttttggtttttatgctCTTCTATCAATTTGGGGGCCATTATAGAATACGATTATTTTGCATcgatacaaatatatgtgtcAGTTAACTTGAGATTCtaagaatataaagaaaaatgttaaaaagatTGATTATAATAGACACATTTGTTTTCAGACTACCTACAAAAATCTGTGAAAACATCAACAGGATATTGGCTAAGTTCTGGTGGGGATCATGAGACAGAACGGGACTACACTGGTACGTTTGGAAACGAGTATGTAAACCAAAACGAAAAGGTGGATTAGGCTTTCGAGATATAGAAAGCTTCAATCAAACTTTATTGGGTAAGCAGGTATGGTGCATTCTTCAAGCACCAAACTATCTTATGGCAAGAATTCTAAAGGTTCGGTACTTCTCTGACCTCGACCATCATTCTCAAGCTCCTTCTCCAAGTAATAGTCTACACCACTTGGAGAGAGCGAAATGCAAGGATCTTTCGGAATGAATCTTTGTCAGAGGCAGCTATATTTTTCTCGGTGAATCGGATAATGCAGGACAGACTGTTATCTTTCCCTCATCATTCTGACGGCTCTGTTTCTATTCTAAgttgttattttgttttagtGTTCCTCCTCTGTAGTTTTTATATGACTATATCTCCTTTCTCTTGAAATAAGTTGCCAAGCAACAACTctagataataataatattaccaACCAACAAGggtaactttctctctcttggACGACTCCCAAGGCGATCTCTCCGTTCCTCCACCGTGTCGCCTTCCCTTGCAACTCACCGGCGTCTTATCAGGCGTCGGCAGCTCAGCCTCATCTCACCGTCGTCCCCCGATCTGGCggcgaagatgaagaagaagaaacctaaGAAATCTCCGTCGAAGCCCCCTCTCAAGGATCCCTCTCCATCGAAATCGGTCCTCCTGAAATCTGACGCGATGGATCTCGCAAAAAACTCCGACCTGGTTGTTTCTGATGCCCAATCCGGCCTCCCCGCCGGTGCGGTTGCTCAACAATCCGAAGGAGATGCAGATCTGGCCGAAAGCCCCGTTGAAGTTTCACCTGGAAAGACAGTGATCGTCGTTTCTCCGACTGATCCATCCTCCGCCGATGAATCCCCTGAAATTGTGCCTCAGTCGAGCTCCGCACCGTCGCAGAGCCCCTCCGGCGCAGACCAGGATGAGCCTGTTACCTTCGATCACAACGCGGCTCCATCCACATCCAAAGTTCTAGCTACTACTGAGTCGAGCCCTGTCTCTCCAAGGAGCTCCTCCGTTCTAGCTCCGGTTGAGCTAACTATTGGCGACGTTAAAACAGCTCCCTCCCCTATTTTACCTCTACCTACTGCTGATGCCATTGTCCCTTTGAGCTTGCAGCTAGTTTCTGTGGAAATAACTTCTGAAAGCCTTACGGCCAGGAATGACCCAGCGAAAGAAGCGAATGTTGAGGTTGGAAAGCTTCAGCCAGCAAATGAAGTGAAAGCAGCTCCCCGGGAACCCGCCAAGAGCAACGAGCCCCCAAAACCTGACTGGTGCGCCCACGCAAAGGGTATTGGGAAAAGACTATTGAAGAAAGGTGAAGCATACACTCTACCTTCGGGTGAAGCCTGTATTAGGATCCCAAACTCTGTCATCGAAAAGAACAGGAAGTCTTGGGAGCCGTTTGTCATTGGACAATTCTATTCTGACCCTCCTTCTCAAGGTACTCTGCATAACATCGTCAATGGTATATGGAGTAAACAATACAGAGACATTGTGGTATCGAAAATGGAAGGCTTCTCCTTTCTGTTCCGCATCCCTAATGCGGCGACAAGGAACAGAGTTATCAATCAAAAACTATGGCAAATAGAAGGCCAGACGATGTTTGTTGATAAATGGGAGCCGGGTGTGGTATCGGTCAAGCCTGAGCTCACCTCTGCCCCCATTTGGCTCGAGCTACGAAAGGTCCCATTCCAGTTCTTTAATGAGGATGGGTTGGAACGGATTGCGGGACTGGTGGGCCACCCTGAGTTCCTCCACCCTGCGACTGCAAATAAAACGAATTTGGAAGTTGCCAAAGTATTTACCATCATTGATCCGAGGAAGCCACTTCCAGAGGCAGTTAATGTTCAGTTTGATTCAGGAGAAATCTGCAGAGTGTTGGTATCAAGTCCTTGGATGCCACCGGTTTGTGAACTTTGTAAGGAGATCGGTCATATCTCCAAGCGCTGTCCGAAGAGCCCCAAAGCCTGCGCTTACTGTAAGTCCCCTGATCACGTTCTTGCTCACTGTCAAAAGAAGCCTAGACAGGATGGTCCGGGGAAAAAGACACGGCGTGGGAGATCTAAGGACAAAAAGCCTCAGTCGAACGACAATTCAAACTCACAGCCGGCTCGCTCAGCTCCAAATGACCAGGAGCAGTCTAGAGCTTCAAAATCTTTGGAGGGTAGTGGTTCCTTTCAGTGGGTTCCAACAAACTCCCCTGCAAACCAAGCCACAAGATCAGGGTCTCTTCAGGTAGAAGTTGTAAAGAATTCACGGCTTGGTTCAACAAATGAAACGGCGATTGGCGAGACTAGCGGTTCTACTTTGATGGTGCAAAGAGAGCTGCCAAGGAGCAGTTCCCTTTCTGGTCAGTCTGATGTTCAACCTGATTCCTCAGATGTTGAGTCCTCTGATTCTGAACTTGAAGAAGGCGAGTTTAGCAAGCACGAGCCGGATTTTGAAGTTGTGCGTAACAGGAAAAGATTCTCAGGTCAGAAAGGGAAACGGGGCGGGGGCCCCAAAATCTATTAAGTTATGTCGACTGACATTTTTTGTTGGAACGTCCGCGGTCTCAATAAATTAAATCACCGTAGTGGACTTCGTAAATGGTTTCGGAAAAATAAGCCTCTTTTTGGTGGTCTGCTAGAGACTCATGTCAAGCAGccaaaaatgaataaatttgTTTCGGATATCTTCCCGGGGTGGTCTTCTGTTGATAACTACGCTTTTTCGCCGCTGGGTAAAATTTGGCTAATCTGGCACCCGTCTCTTTTGGTTACGGTTGTTTCAAAATCCCTTCAGATGGTTACTGTCGCTGTTGCTTGGCCCTCTCCTCAATCAAACCTCATCGTCTCGGTCATTTACGCATCTAATGATGCGGCAGAAAGGTCTGTGTTATGGGCTGAACTTCTGGACCTCTCTCTTACTCATGGTTTAGGCTCGAAGGCATGGATCATTCTTGGAGATTTTAACCAGATCAGAGACCCGCTCGAGCATTCGATCCCAGCGACGCTAAATATGGACAAGAAGATAAGAGACTTCAATCAGTGTCTGTTTGATGTAAATGTGGAGGACATGAACTTCAGAGGGAACACCTTCACTTGGTGGAACAAGCGCAAAAGCTCTCCAATAGCTAAGAAGCTCGATCGCTGTCTGGTAAACGGGGAGTGGCTCACGTCCTTCCCTGCATCAGTTGCTTTCTTTGGTAATCCGGATTTCTCAGATCATGCTGTCATCTCAGTCTCTCTTGACCCGGTACAAATAAGAGCAAAGAAGCCGTTCAGGTTCTACAACTTTCTCATCCAGAGCCCGGACTTCATGGATATGATCGCTGAGAACTGGTTCTCCTTCAACGTCCTAGGATCTGTGATGTTCAGAGTGTCTAGAAAGCTAAAACTCCTCAAGCAGTGCATCAGAAGCTTTAGTCACCAAAACTTCTCTGGTATCGAAAAAAAGACAGCTGCGGCTCACGAAAATTTGCTGAGGGCTCAATCGGCCATGCTTGCTGATCCAGCAACTGATAATgcttcttttgagctccaagcTCTTAGCACCTGGGAGGAGTTGTCAGCTGCTGAGACGGCTTTCTTTTTTCAACGGTCTCGCATCACTTGGTTATCTCTAGGGGATGGGAACTCTCGTCTGTTCCACAGATATGCGGCCTCTCGTCAAGCTCTGAATCACATCCACTACTTAATATCTGATACAGGAGAACGCATTGAGTCTCAAGAGGGTATGAAACAGCTTTGTGTCGATTACTTCTCTGACCTTCTAGGTGGCCCGGTCGCTGCACCAATGTTTATCCAAAGCGATCTTGACCTCCTGTTCGACTTCAAATGTTCAGCGGATCAGGTtgaaagttttgaaaaaaacttcACCAGCGAGGATGTCAGGAACACTTTCTTCTCCTTACCTAGAAATAAAACAGGTGGTCCTGATGGCTACTCCTCAGAATTCTTCACGGCGACATGGTCTATCATTGGTCCCGAAGTTACTGAAGCTGTCCTTGAATTCTTCAGATCTGGTAAAATCTTGAAGCAGTGGAACTCAACCTCCTTGGTTCTTATTCCGAAGAAGCCGAATGCCTCCACTACTGCAGATTTTAGACCTATATCTTGTCTCAATATGGTCTACAAAGTCATCTCTAAGCTGCTCGCATCTAGACTTAAGGAAATTCTCCCACTGATGATTTCGAAATCCCAGTCGGCGTTCATTCCAAGTCGTCTACTAGCGGAGAATGTCTTGCTGGCCACGGACCTAGTGAATGGTTACCATAACCACTCTCTGTCGCCCCGTGGTATGCTCAAAATCGACCTAAGGAAAGCGTTTGACTGCGTACGGTGGGACTTTATCCTCGCATCACTACGCGCCCTAGCTGTCCCGGAGAGTTTCATTCTACTGATCTCAGAATGTCTGACCACCGCCTCTTTCTCTGTTTCAGTCAATGGGGTTTCAGGAGGTTTCTTTAATAGCACCAAAGGGATCCGACAGGGTGACCCCCTATCCCCATATCTCTTTGTTTTGGCTATGGAATGTCTGTCTAGGCTTCTCATGTCTCGCTACGAGATGGGAGCTATTGGCTATCATCCTGGAACCGAAAGCTTAAAGATCTCTCACCTTATGTTCGCAGATGATGTCATGGTATTTTTCGATGGGAGCAGTGATAGTTTACATGGTATCTCGGAGTGTCTAGATGACTTTGCTTCCTGGTCGGGATTGCAAATGAACCCTACTAAAACTGAGCTATTTACAACGGGCCTTAACCAAAGAGAGCAAACAGCTATTGCAAGATATGGTTTCTCCACAGGTGCTCTCCCCATCCGGTATCTTGGCTTGCCATTGATGAGCCGAAAGCTTAAGATAGCCGAGTATGCACCTTTGATGAACAAGATAACTCTTAGATTTCAATCATGGTCAGTTAAGCTCCTCTCCTTTGCTGGAAGACTGCAGCTTCTGAAAACAGTTATTTTTGGGACAGTCAACTTTTGGGCTTCTGCTTTAATGCTGCCAAAGGGTTGCATCAAGATGATTGAGATGTTAAGCTCTCGGTTTCTTTGGTCAGGAAATATTGAGAAGCGTGGTTTGGCTAAAATCGCTTGGCATACAGTTTGTTTACCGAAAACAGAGGGGGGTTTAGGGGTTCGCAGCT
The Brassica napus cultivar Da-Ae chromosome A1, Da-Ae, whole genome shotgun sequence DNA segment above includes these coding regions:
- the LOC125579429 gene encoding uncharacterized protein LOC125579429, whose product is MHCQHWVRAGTAHKLSLQLRNQVDQRLTIVLWGDNAEVVSDVLHYSINYSINRALICVVRFGKISVCQSERSVSNVYNISDIALNPDMDEVEAFLKLDQLSEIVQVQMCIITCTIAAIDTDKRWYYLSCKVCGNEILKVSDDGSAGGADDLNTFHNYYCVKCKTYSPKPDTRYMLNLVVLYNTGVTNFLLLENLAQQLLGQPCIALTGGGNTAVIQGRPLPAVLTKLVGKTYVFKINIDKDNYPYTHEPFKVLKIITSTDMIYELAVNHSHVYTGSTNCRAISSQLYPPEGSTSKLCGSYNHVLADYLTPAKRRGSPFSLDVAESLEMNCVTKGSCSVDECGVKKKSKEMYMKEKSDEMHKKKSDEMHKKKSE
- the LOC106346085 gene encoding protein REDUCED WALL ACETYLATION 2, with the protein product MSISNPVTPGLMSVVLGIVPVIAAWLYSEYLRYTKHSISAKAFVLLDESFLVENRLTLRAIIEFAVLMGYFYICDRTDVFNSSKKSFNRDLFLFLYFLLIIVSAITSFTIHNMTNQHSTGNLSCT